In Chryseobacterium sp. C-71, the genomic window CTTCTTACCACTTCCTGTACCTGCAATCTTTTCGGAACCAAACTTTTAGCTTCAGAATCAGTAATCAAGTCTGCTGCGGAATCCAATTTATTCAGGTCTGCACCCACAGAAAGGCTCATCCATGCTTTATAATCGTTCTCAAATTGATTATGAGCAGAAACTTTATTTAAAAAATCTTTATGTTCTGCAGGAACTTCAAACGAGGGTTTTCCTGTTTTAGCAAAATCATTTCCCAGAATAGCTTCTTTAATAGCTTCAATTCCTAACTGTTCCTTCGCATTTGTCTGAATAATTTTAATATTCAATGCCTCTGAAAGCTTATCAATATCGATATTTATACCTCTTCTTTCTGCCTGATCCACTTGGTTAACGACCAAAATCATCGGAACGCCCAAATCCTGAATCTGCTGAAACAAAAGCAATCCTCTTTTTAAGCTTAAAGCTTCTAGAATATAAACCACTCCAGCGAAATCTTTCTGACCTTCTAAGAGAAATTTAGAAAAGATAGCTTCGTCTTCAGAACTTGGATAAATGCTGTAAGACCCCGGAAGATCTACAACCTCAACCTCTTCATTTTTATACGTATAGTTTCCGGAATGGCTGGAAACCGTAACCCCTGCGTAGTTTCCCGTCTTTTGCTTTTTGTTGCAAAGCGCATTAAAAACGGTTGATTTTCCTACGTTTGGGTTGCCTACTAAAAGTATCTGTTTTTTGTTTTGTTGCTGCATCAATTCCAATCTTCTACCATGATAAATTCACCTTCTTCTTTGCGAAGTGCAATGCGGCTTTTTTCTTCACCAAATTCCACATATAAAGGACCATTAAAAGGAGCCTGATACAGAATTCTGAAAACAGTTTCAGGCAAAAGCCCCATTTCTATGATTTTGTTGGGCATCTTCAAATGATCATTGTCATAGCCCAAAATTTTCCCAAGTTTGTTCTTAGGAAATCTGCTTAATGTTTGTAAATAGTTATCTTTCAATACCTATATTTTTGTAATTGCAAATATACTCTATTTAAATTTAATCTAAATAACGTCGTTTGAATGATTTAGAAAACTTTTAACCAAAAAACCAATAAACCCAAACACATTTCTGCATTTGGGTTTATTTCAATATAGTTGGTTAAATATGAATGCTATTTTTTACTTTTCACTTTTTCTGATGCCGCAGTTACTTCAATAGAATTGCTATTTTCACTTAACTGTTTTTTTATTCTATCTTCTGCGTCTCTCATCATTTGAGACATTGAAGTTCCATCGGGCATTTTTGCATCTGCTGGAATTTGTGACAATTGTGATCTGATGCTTCCAAAAGGATCTTTTTTATATGCAGCATACATTTGCTCAAACTTTTCTCTGTTTACTTCAAGATTGTTTCTTCCCTGCCCGAATTGTTTCATCAGTTTTTCTGAATAACTTTCAGCATTGTAATCTGCAATTTTTTTGTTTCCCTTTAATTCCCAAGAATAATTTTTTGCATCATCCTCCACTTTTACTATTAAACCAGGCAAACCTTTAAATTTATATGGTCCATCCTGAAAAGGAACATCAGTAGCAAACCATGCAATCCAGTTTCTACCGCCAAATGAAGCTGTAGCTTTTTGTGTATTATATTCTCCAATTTTAGCTTTGTCACTAGAAATCTTCCAATCAAGAGGTTTGTCATCTTTATAACTTACTTTATCCTGAAGAATATAGTCTGCATAAGAAACATCCATTGATGGATAAGTTTTAGTAATGATATGAGAGAATTTCGGCTGTTTTACAGACTTTGAAAGGTCCTTAAATGTTCCGGCTTTTTGCATTGCCTCAACCTCAACTTTTAAAATTGAGTCTTGAGAAACCGCAAGATAATCTCTGTAAATAGATTTATCTTTTGTGATATCCAAAATTGTCATTTCCTTGTTCTTTTTTTCTAAAGAATCTTTATTTGGCGCATAGGTCAGTTCATAAAAGAATCTGTTTGCCGTTTCCTGTGCATTAGCAATTGCAAAAGCTGCAATCAATACTATTGAAAATAAATTTTTCATTTTAATAACGTTTACATAATTAGTTAGCAGTTGTACAATTTTGTTACATATTTTTTTTAATTTAAATTTCTTTCGCTATTATTTTATCTAAATTTT contains:
- a CDS encoding FeoA family protein; protein product: MKDNYLQTLSRFPKNKLGKILGYDNDHLKMPNKIIEMGLLPETVFRILYQAPFNGPLYVEFGEEKSRIALRKEEGEFIMVEDWN
- a CDS encoding GLPGLI family protein; its protein translation is MKNLFSIVLIAAFAIANAQETANRFFYELTYAPNKDSLEKKNKEMTILDITKDKSIYRDYLAVSQDSILKVEVEAMQKAGTFKDLSKSVKQPKFSHIITKTYPSMDVSYADYILQDKVSYKDDKPLDWKISSDKAKIGEYNTQKATASFGGRNWIAWFATDVPFQDGPYKFKGLPGLIVKVEDDAKNYSWELKGNKKIADYNAESYSEKLMKQFGQGRNNLEVNREKFEQMYAAYKKDPFGSIRSQLSQIPADAKMPDGTSMSQMMRDAEDRIKKQLSENSNSIEVTAASEKVKSKK